The genomic interval TGCGCCATTGCGCCATGAGGCACAATGGCGTATGATCACCATCGTCGTCGCTCAAGTTGGAGAAGAGCCGCTCCATGCTTGATGACGATATGGCCATGGTAGCGGCGCCTTTGCTCTTGGAGTCGCTTGACTTGGGCTCCTCCTCTTTGTCGCTCTCATTGTCGTTTGAGAACCACTCTTCACCAATGTGAGCTCTCACGGGCCTTTTCTTGAAATACTTGGTCTTACCCTTGCCCTCCTTGTTCTTAGCGAGCTTAGGGCAATCCGCTATAAAGTGCCCAAACTCCTTATACTCATAGCATGTTTTCTTAGATTGCCTCTTGTACCGGTACTCATCCTTTCTCCCATAGCTCTTATTGTGGaggaatttcttgaatttgtgaaccaagagcgagttcttcatcctcactctccgagtcacttgagctctcttcttgaagcttggagttagtcttctttgccttgaatgcaatctccttgttcttggcttgggtgGCATTGGTGGCGTATTTCTTAACTTCCTTGGCTTTTTCCTCCAAGAGTTCATGCGAGATGATCCTTGAGAGCACGTCACTTGGAGTCATTCTCTTGAAACCGCTTGACTCACGGATCAAAGTCACCAAGGTAGGATTTCTTGGTGAAATTGCTCGGAGCAAGCGCTTCACCACCACATGATCCGTCATGTCTTCACTCCCAAGGGCACGGATCTTGTTCACTATGACCATCATCCGGTCATACATCTCTTGAGGTGTTTCCTCATCTTCCATCACGAACCTCCCTAGCTTCCCTTTAAGAAGTtcaatcttggattctcgaacCCCTCTTGATCCTTCATGAGCAATGCGGAGCGTGTCCCAAATCTTCTTGGCttcatcaagttgatcaacCTTGTTGAATTCCTCCGAGCTCAAGGAGTTGAGAATCACGCTTGCCGCTTGAGCATTACGGTGGATGAGAAGCTCTT from Oryza brachyantha chromosome 3, ObraRS2, whole genome shotgun sequence carries:
- the LOC121053823 gene encoding uncharacterized protein LOC121053823; amino-acid sequence: MPEYEEDLTPAQELLIHRNAQAASVILNSLSSEEFNKVDQLDEAKKIWDTLRIAHEGSRGVRESKIELLKGKLGRFVMEDEETPQEMYDRMMVIVNKIRALGSEDMTDHVVVKRLLRAISPRNPTLVTLIRESSGFKRMTPSDVLSRIISHELLEEKAKEVKKYATNATQAKNKEIKFLHNKSYGRKDEYRYKRQSKKTCYEYKEFGHFIADCPKLAKNKEGKGKTKYFKKRPVRAHIGEEWFSNDNESDKEEEPKSSDSKSKGAATMAISSSSMERLFSNLSDDDGDHTPLCLMAQWRKVLAGKDEKLVDLSKELTLANQTITNLKDVNEILEKTIVSMNVRQNGLKNEIDNIKHNLSNSKDNTIVNTILDCEKCKTIDLSVVETNNVVLKELKKENERLETLVKFGCIRTYQSKDALFKTITSYNNKDKRGLGYSSDSNASPKRVMINGKPCAAFVKERESTAEEDTKINPDDR